The following coding sequences lie in one Myxococcales bacterium genomic window:
- a CDS encoding M1 family metallopeptidase, translating to MRLRRYAVIIISILAGCGVPAPRTPRARAPIPSAAERVEEAVPLGRLPSDVRPERYSLALEIDPDQRGFQGEVSIHVRLAQSRKIVWLHGQGLSVEQAQVISAPFGRIQGRWQTVGGHGISKIELPRTIGPGLVELRIRYRAPFDTQLAGLYRVTHRNRGYAFTQFEPTYARKAFPCFDEPAFKTPFDVSLTIKRGHRAVTNSPELHRRELSNGLVRIRYATTAKLPTYLVAWAVGPLELVEAAPLPRTQVRKRKVPFRGVAVAGKGAQLAFALKHTGALIEALERYVGIPYPYKKLDVIAVPDFAAGAMENAGAITFREQYLLIDPKHASRDQLLKFYVIMAHELAHQWFGNLVTMYWWHDTWLNEAFATWLAARIVDEVRPELGAGLDQMLAGHYAMQRDSLLSARRIRQPILSDHDIHSAFDPITYNKGAQVIAMFEKWLGDVNFQRGLNTYLNKHKNGNARAEDLLLALSESAGKDVATPFRTFLHQSGIPMLSAGLVCKGRQASIRVTQSRYLPAGAHTKESSKWQIPLCVRYGSAQGVNQECFLMKDRSMEEPLSNEGCPDWMMPNAAGAGYYRWQLQEPDFRRLTQRGWRHLTSAERASYGESVRAAFFSGGLSASTVFEALQPLARDEEHAVAYQPMPILEFTREYLLDKDTIMAFSAYASALYRSSYRRLGWRSDRKALHDNPLLRSYVVRFMALVARDPKVRQEAAARAHAYIGFGGDGGLHPESMEPELRLIALAVATEEGDKAWFNALRKVLAKSEDAAVRQDVISALGFAQDPELAQYARSLTLDTGLRSNEAMLPLVYQMDSPEQRDATWRWIQEHFEELTQRLPERALGTLPWLTRKFCNADRAQKVRQFFEPRIDTLIGGPRHLVAALESINLCVEVVKLQEDKARNYFSRVRM from the coding sequence ATGAGACTGCGCCGGTATGCTGTTATAATCATTAGTATTCTCGCCGGATGTGGTGTTCCGGCGCCGCGAACCCCACGCGCCAGAGCGCCCATCCCAAGCGCAGCCGAGCGCGTTGAGGAAGCTGTGCCGCTGGGACGCTTGCCAAGCGACGTGCGCCCCGAACGCTATAGCCTTGCGCTTGAAATTGATCCCGACCAGCGGGGCTTTCAAGGTGAGGTATCCATTCATGTGCGGCTTGCACAGTCGCGAAAAATCGTATGGCTTCACGGACAAGGACTTAGTGTGGAGCAGGCGCAGGTCATCAGCGCACCGTTCGGACGCATCCAAGGACGGTGGCAGACGGTGGGTGGCCACGGCATCTCAAAGATTGAGCTTCCGCGGACCATTGGTCCAGGGCTCGTAGAGCTACGCATACGGTACCGTGCGCCGTTTGATACGCAGCTCGCGGGCCTGTATCGCGTGACACATCGCAACAGAGGTTATGCGTTCACCCAGTTTGAGCCGACATATGCCAGAAAAGCGTTTCCCTGTTTTGATGAGCCCGCATTTAAGACGCCATTTGATGTTAGTCTCACGATCAAACGTGGGCATCGAGCGGTGACCAACTCCCCGGAGCTCCACAGACGGGAGCTTAGCAATGGCTTGGTACGTATTCGCTATGCAACGACTGCTAAGCTGCCGACGTATCTCGTAGCGTGGGCCGTTGGTCCCCTTGAGCTGGTGGAGGCGGCGCCGTTGCCCAGAACGCAGGTGCGCAAACGTAAAGTACCCTTTCGCGGAGTTGCGGTGGCTGGCAAGGGAGCACAGCTTGCCTTTGCACTTAAGCACACGGGAGCATTAATCGAGGCGCTAGAGCGCTATGTCGGCATCCCGTACCCATACAAAAAGTTGGATGTGATCGCAGTGCCAGATTTCGCTGCCGGGGCCATGGAAAACGCCGGAGCGATTACGTTTCGCGAGCAGTACTTATTAATTGACCCGAAGCATGCATCTCGCGATCAGCTGCTTAAATTTTATGTGATCATGGCGCACGAGTTGGCGCACCAATGGTTCGGCAATTTGGTCACGATGTATTGGTGGCATGACACGTGGTTGAATGAAGCGTTCGCGACTTGGCTTGCTGCGCGCATTGTCGATGAGGTACGCCCAGAGCTTGGTGCGGGCTTGGATCAAATGTTAGCAGGTCATTACGCCATGCAAAGGGACAGCCTGCTGTCGGCAAGGCGGATCAGGCAACCCATTCTAAGCGATCACGATATCCATAGCGCCTTCGATCCCATCACCTATAACAAAGGGGCGCAAGTCATCGCCATGTTTGAAAAATGGCTCGGTGACGTGAACTTTCAACGCGGACTAAATACCTATCTAAACAAACACAAGAACGGCAATGCACGCGCAGAAGATCTTCTGCTAGCGCTATCGGAATCGGCTGGCAAAGACGTTGCAACACCTTTTCGCACCTTTTTGCATCAGTCTGGCATTCCCATGCTCAGCGCGGGATTGGTGTGCAAAGGACGGCAAGCCAGTATCCGTGTGACGCAAAGCCGGTATCTGCCCGCAGGAGCGCATACGAAGGAGTCTTCTAAGTGGCAGATTCCGTTGTGCGTGCGTTACGGCAGCGCCCAAGGAGTGAATCAGGAATGTTTCTTGATGAAAGACCGCAGTATGGAGGAGCCACTGTCCAACGAGGGTTGTCCAGATTGGATGATGCCCAATGCTGCAGGGGCGGGGTACTACCGGTGGCAGTTGCAGGAGCCAGATTTTCGCCGACTCACCCAAAGGGGTTGGCGTCACTTAACCTCGGCAGAGAGGGCCTCCTACGGCGAAAGCGTTCGGGCTGCGTTTTTTAGTGGAGGGCTTTCTGCCAGTACCGTATTCGAAGCGCTGCAACCCCTGGCCCGTGACGAAGAGCATGCAGTTGCTTACCAGCCCATGCCAATATTGGAGTTCACACGAGAATATTTGTTGGACAAAGACACTATTATGGCCTTTAGCGCCTACGCTTCTGCACTTTATCGGTCTAGCTATCGGCGCTTGGGGTGGCGCTCCGATCGCAAGGCCCTGCATGACAACCCGTTGCTCCGGTCGTATGTGGTGCGATTCATGGCCCTCGTGGCGCGGGATCCTAAAGTGAGACAAGAGGCCGCCGCGCGCGCCCACGCCTATATCGGATTTGGGGGGGATGGCGGGTTGCACCCCGAAAGCATGGAGCCCGAGCTCCGTCTTATCGCGTTGGCCGTAGCCACAGAAGAAGGCGATAAGGCTTGGTTTAATGCGCTGCGCAAGGTTTTGGCCAAGTCAGAGGATGCGGCGGTGCGGCAGGATGTGATCAGCGCACTTGGCTTTGCGCAGGATCCGGAACTTGCGCAGTATGCTCGGAGCTTGACGCTCGACACAGGCTTGCGCTCGAATGAAGCCATGCTGCCCCTTGTGTATCAGATGGACAGCCCGGAGCAGCGCGATGCAACATGGCGTTGGATTCAAGAACACTTCGAGGAGCTCACCCAACGTTTGCCTGAGCGGGCGTTGGGCACATTGCCATGGCTAACAAGAAAGTTTTGCAATGCGGATCGGGCTCAAAAAGTGCGCCAGTTTTTCGAACCTCGCATCGATACGCTTATTGGAGGGCCGAGACACCTGGTCGCAGCATTGGAATCGATCAACCTTTGCGTAGAGGTTGTGAAACTGCAAGAAGACAAGGCGCGCAACTACTTTAGCCGCGTGCGTATGTAG
- a CDS encoding radical SAM protein codes for MADRSLVVHEIYKSIQGESSFAGQPCTFIRLTGCNLRCAWCDTPHAFHEGTRMSMAAIVEASLSHCTDMVEVTGGEPLLQTHTTHLLAQLCDEGKQVLLETSGERDISGVDSRVHRIVDFKAPLSGESHRNRWSNVECLTLRDEVKFVIQDRADYDWAKDVLQVHDLNDRVNAIWLSPVHGVMRPELLVAWMLEDRLKVRVQLQIHKYIWGQDARGV; via the coding sequence ATGGCGGATCGTTCGCTGGTGGTACATGAGATCTACAAGTCTATTCAGGGCGAATCTTCATTTGCGGGTCAGCCGTGTACATTTATCAGGCTGACGGGATGCAATCTACGCTGCGCCTGGTGCGATACGCCGCACGCGTTTCACGAAGGCACACGCATGTCCATGGCAGCCATCGTCGAAGCGAGCCTCTCCCACTGTACGGATATGGTGGAAGTCACAGGTGGAGAGCCTTTGCTGCAAACTCACACTACGCATCTCTTGGCGCAACTTTGCGACGAAGGGAAGCAGGTGCTTCTTGAGACCAGCGGGGAGCGCGACATATCCGGCGTTGATTCAAGGGTGCATCGGATAGTGGACTTCAAGGCGCCCCTTAGTGGCGAGAGCCACCGCAACCGATGGTCCAACGTCGAGTGCCTGACGTTACGAGACGAGGTGAAGTTCGTCATCCAAGACCGCGCGGATTACGATTGGGCCAAAGACGTACTGCAAGTGCACGATCTAAATGACCGCGTCAACGCAATATGGCTGAGCCCTGTCCATGGCGTGATGCGGCCCGAGTTGCTTGTGGCGTGGATGCTAGAGGACAGACTCAAAGTCCGCGTGCAGCTTCAGATCCATAAGTACATTTGGGGACAGGACGCACGGGGGGTCTAG
- the typA gene encoding translational GTPase TypA — MSGTPLLRNIAIIAHVDHGKTTLVDAMLTQSGVFRANEQVQERVMDSGELERERGITILAKNASLTWGGTTINIIDTPGHADFGGEVERTLRMADGALLLVDSSEGPLPQTRFVLRKAIELGMPVIVVINKIDRPDARPDEVLNEVFDLFCELGASDGQADFAVLYAIGRRGIAQHSLSDIGTDLTPLFETILERIPSPTGNPDAPLQMLVHNITHDEYVGRLAVGRLREGRIRTGQAVARVTADGPLSRKVAQLYRFSGLARARVDEALAGDIVAVAGIEDVEIGDTLADSTTPVALPRISVEEPTIMVRFMVNDSPMAGRSGRWVTSRHLRERLLTEAQRNMALRVEETGTPDEFLVYGRGELMLAILAETMRREGYEFALGMPQVVVRDIDGEESEPVELVVVDVPDEYIGAVTTRLGARKGQMLKMHAQGTGSTRLEFRVPSRGLIGFRSLFLTETRGTGLLNTILDGWQPYAGPMLRRETGALVADRAGKTTPYALFNLQPRGKLCVGAGTDVYEGMVVGENARANDMDVNVTREKKLTNIRAAGKDENVVLSPPKLHTIDSALEFIDQDEIVEITPDAIRIRKRVLPANRRPKRREA, encoded by the coding sequence ATGTCCGGCACGCCGCTCCTAAGAAATATCGCGATCATCGCGCACGTTGACCACGGCAAGACCACCTTGGTGGATGCCATGTTGACGCAATCCGGGGTTTTTAGGGCAAACGAGCAAGTACAAGAGCGCGTAATGGACTCGGGCGAGCTCGAACGCGAACGGGGCATCACGATTTTGGCGAAAAACGCCTCCCTGACATGGGGCGGCACGACCATCAATATCATTGATACGCCTGGACATGCGGATTTCGGCGGCGAGGTCGAGCGCACACTGCGCATGGCAGACGGAGCATTGTTGCTTGTGGACTCTTCTGAGGGACCTCTGCCCCAAACACGCTTCGTGCTTCGCAAAGCAATTGAGCTAGGCATGCCGGTAATTGTTGTAATCAACAAGATCGATCGCCCAGATGCCCGTCCCGATGAGGTGCTCAACGAAGTGTTCGACCTTTTTTGTGAGCTTGGGGCGAGTGACGGGCAAGCGGATTTCGCCGTATTATATGCCATCGGTCGCCGAGGCATCGCACAGCATTCGTTATCGGATATCGGAACAGATCTGACCCCGCTCTTTGAAACCATCTTAGAGCGCATTCCGTCGCCCACAGGCAATCCCGATGCGCCCTTGCAAATGTTGGTGCACAACATCACGCACGACGAGTATGTTGGGCGGCTTGCGGTCGGGCGACTCCGCGAAGGCCGGATTCGTACCGGTCAGGCCGTAGCACGCGTGACTGCGGACGGACCGCTGAGTAGGAAGGTCGCGCAACTCTATCGGTTTAGTGGGCTTGCGCGTGCCCGCGTTGATGAGGCCTTAGCGGGCGATATTGTGGCTGTCGCTGGTATCGAGGACGTAGAAATCGGCGATACGCTTGCAGACAGCACAACGCCCGTGGCTTTGCCTCGCATTTCGGTCGAAGAGCCCACGATCATGGTCCGGTTTATGGTGAACGATTCTCCCATGGCGGGCAGAAGCGGGCGGTGGGTGACCTCAAGGCATCTCAGAGAACGCCTTCTGACGGAAGCTCAACGCAACATGGCTCTAAGGGTAGAAGAGACGGGAACGCCTGATGAGTTCTTGGTGTATGGAAGAGGGGAGCTCATGCTAGCGATTTTGGCAGAGACCATGCGTCGCGAAGGGTATGAGTTCGCGCTGGGCATGCCCCAGGTGGTGGTGCGTGACATTGACGGCGAAGAATCAGAGCCCGTGGAGCTCGTGGTTGTGGACGTTCCAGATGAGTACATTGGCGCCGTCACCACCCGTCTCGGCGCGCGCAAAGGGCAGATGCTAAAGATGCATGCCCAAGGCACCGGCTCAACACGTCTGGAGTTTCGCGTGCCATCGCGAGGTTTAATCGGGTTTCGCTCCCTTTTTCTTACCGAAACTCGAGGGACCGGGTTACTGAATACCATTTTGGACGGATGGCAGCCCTATGCCGGTCCCATGTTGCGTCGAGAAACCGGAGCGCTGGTCGCGGATCGTGCCGGAAAAACGACGCCGTATGCGCTCTTTAATCTACAGCCGCGTGGCAAGCTTTGTGTGGGAGCGGGAACCGATGTGTACGAAGGAATGGTGGTGGGTGAAAATGCCCGCGCCAACGATATGGATGTCAACGTCACGCGAGAGAAGAAGCTCACCAACATCCGAGCCGCTGGCAAGGACGAAAACGTAGTGCTCAGCCCGCCCAAGTTACACACCATTGATTCTGCGTTGGAGTTTATTGATCAGGACGAAATAGTAGAGATCACTCCCGATGCGATTCGCATACGAAAACGGGTGTTGCCAGCGAATAGGCGTCCCAAACGCCGCGAGGCTTAG
- the mutH gene encoding DNA mismatch repair endonuclease MutH has translation MLGPPGSEKELLMRSRAIAGMTVAELARDIGWSVPQQLHKSKGFVGRLLEATLGAQAGNRAEPDFPVLGIELKSVPLGRMHHPLESTFVCHASLTSIGNEAWETSTVYRKLARVLWIPVQGVRSVPLPERIIGTGVLWTPSTLQMSLLRSDWEELAGRVGRGEAEFISARVGVTLQLRPKGANARARSWALDEDGTCFRHAPRAFYLRAAFTRQILDGSC, from the coding sequence ATGCTAGGACCGCCAGGGAGCGAAAAAGAGTTGTTGATGAGATCGCGCGCAATTGCCGGCATGACGGTCGCCGAGCTTGCGCGAGATATTGGTTGGTCCGTTCCTCAACAGCTCCACAAGTCTAAGGGGTTTGTGGGGCGGCTGCTCGAAGCGACGCTCGGCGCCCAAGCGGGCAATCGCGCAGAGCCGGACTTTCCGGTATTGGGGATAGAGCTCAAAAGCGTGCCATTGGGGAGGATGCATCATCCACTTGAGTCCACATTTGTCTGTCACGCGTCCTTAACGAGCATAGGGAACGAAGCGTGGGAAACCAGTACAGTCTATCGCAAGCTCGCGCGCGTCTTATGGATACCGGTACAGGGGGTTCGCAGTGTTCCATTGCCTGAGAGGATCATTGGGACGGGCGTTTTATGGACGCCTTCAACGTTGCAAATGTCGTTACTCCGGAGTGATTGGGAGGAACTGGCAGGACGGGTGGGGCGGGGTGAGGCAGAGTTCATCTCCGCGCGTGTGGGGGTGACGCTGCAACTCAGACCCAAGGGGGCCAATGCACGTGCGCGGAGCTGGGCGCTTGACGAGGATGGAACATGTTTTCGCCATGCGCCACGTGCATTCTATTTGAGGGCGGCGTTTACCCGGCAGATTCTAGACGGCAGCTGTTGA
- a CDS encoding acyl-CoA thioesterase produces MSSDERYTFRLRVGYADTDQAGVVHHASYLRYLEAARIEYLRHHGVSYREFEIDDQLALPVIEAVLRYKRPAFFDDVLHIEVWVGLMTRARLRFDSAIYRDKELLTDAQITLACVRTEDGRPTSLPSLLINACQDVPASTAAV; encoded by the coding sequence GTGTCTTCTGACGAGCGTTACACATTTAGATTGCGTGTGGGATACGCGGATACCGATCAGGCCGGCGTCGTCCATCATGCATCCTATTTGCGGTATCTTGAGGCCGCCCGCATTGAATACTTAAGACATCACGGCGTGTCGTACCGCGAATTCGAAATCGATGACCAACTGGCCTTGCCGGTGATTGAAGCGGTTCTTCGTTACAAGCGCCCAGCTTTTTTTGATGACGTGCTTCATATTGAAGTCTGGGTCGGACTCATGACCAGGGCCCGCCTTCGATTCGACAGCGCGATCTACAGGGACAAGGAACTTCTTACGGACGCCCAAATTACCTTGGCATGTGTTCGCACTGAAGATGGCAGGCCAACGAGCCTGCCGTCCCTATTGATCAACGCTTGTCAAGACGTGCCCGCATCAACAGCTGCCGTCTAG
- a CDS encoding acyl carrier protein, with protein sequence MSTTSPSALKEDIRAIIAEVSEVDDIPDDKAFQDLGIDSMMAIEIVAEVERKYKISVPEEELQQLTNLQKVYELVQTKL encoded by the coding sequence ATGTCTACCACTAGCCCCAGCGCGCTCAAAGAAGACATCCGAGCCATTATTGCAGAGGTAAGCGAGGTCGACGACATTCCGGACGACAAAGCGTTTCAGGACCTGGGCATCGATTCAATGATGGCCATCGAGATCGTGGCGGAAGTGGAACGTAAATACAAGATTTCTGTTCCCGAGGAAGAATTGCAACAGCTCACTAACCTGCAGAAGGTTTACGAGCTTGTACAGACCAAGCTCTAA
- a CDS encoding acyl carrier protein — MDRAELVQLFRKWAAEIAEKDFSHVNEDHVIADLGIDSLGMLELVGSLERELDIQIPDEKLVGVQTVRQLLELVDERLERR, encoded by the coding sequence ATGGATCGTGCAGAACTCGTGCAGCTTTTTCGCAAATGGGCGGCAGAAATCGCGGAAAAAGACTTTAGCCACGTAAATGAGGATCACGTCATCGCAGATTTGGGAATTGATTCGCTTGGCATGCTCGAGCTTGTCGGATCTCTCGAACGTGAACTCGACATCCAAATCCCAGACGAAAAATTGGTTGGCGTCCAGACGGTGCGTCAACTCCTAGAGCTCGTGGATGAGCGTCTGGAACGCCGCTAA
- a CDS encoding fatty acyl-AMP ligase: protein MAEPQSLLDCLEALPPSTDRGLRFIDAQGGEHFFAWPELTREAKRRAYALRQKGLRQGDRLALIVPEGHDFVLSFLGAMAAGIVPVPIFPRATFKAIDTYHDTVAHTLRASQATMLLSTLAMKPYLEAVLSRDVPVARIETIEEVYASLGPELNCPQLHSNDLCFLQFTSGSTSQPKGVMVTHGNLIANARAFLGPKGLDRRSDDIGVSWLPLYHDMGLIGFILGVLVMDIPVIILPTASFARNPRLWLDTIRKHKGTLTFAPNFAYTLVVKRLHRDSLDGWDLSHLRVAGCGAEPINPHTMRAFTERLAPVGFRPEAILPTYGMAEATLAITFADHAASMKTDIVDAQALQQGVAIPAERSTQTPVELVCCGKPFPGHELCIWDDAGTPLKERMVGEIVVRGPSVTQGYYNNAEATQAAWRDGWLLTGDLGYLADGELYICGRSKDLIIINGANHYPQDLEWLVDTLPGVRRNNVVAFSSIVDGEEKLVLIAEGASGDAQSLRSTIASTITQSTGLAVHEVGVVPAGSLPKTSSGKVQRRKTKQLYEERALALHP from the coding sequence ATGGCCGAACCCCAGTCACTCCTCGACTGTTTGGAGGCCCTGCCTCCCAGCACCGACCGAGGACTACGCTTTATTGATGCTCAGGGCGGGGAGCACTTCTTCGCCTGGCCAGAGCTTACCAGAGAGGCCAAAAGGCGTGCTTACGCCTTGCGCCAAAAGGGTTTGCGCCAAGGCGACAGACTGGCGCTCATCGTACCGGAAGGGCATGATTTCGTTCTCAGTTTCTTGGGCGCGATGGCGGCCGGAATCGTTCCGGTGCCCATCTTTCCGAGAGCGACCTTTAAAGCCATCGACACGTATCACGACACTGTCGCTCATACGCTGCGCGCAAGCCAGGCCACGATGCTTCTGAGCACCCTGGCCATGAAACCCTATCTGGAAGCAGTTCTCAGTCGGGATGTGCCGGTCGCTCGCATCGAAACCATCGAGGAGGTCTATGCTTCTCTGGGTCCCGAACTAAACTGCCCCCAGTTACACTCCAATGACCTGTGCTTTTTGCAGTTCACCTCAGGCAGCACTTCACAGCCCAAAGGGGTGATGGTCACGCACGGTAATCTCATAGCCAATGCCCGAGCTTTTTTGGGGCCGAAGGGACTGGATCGTCGCTCAGACGACATCGGCGTAAGTTGGCTGCCCTTGTATCATGACATGGGGCTCATTGGTTTCATTCTGGGCGTCCTTGTCATGGACATACCCGTGATTATTTTACCGACCGCAAGTTTTGCACGTAACCCGCGACTCTGGCTCGATACGATTCGCAAGCATAAAGGCACGCTGACGTTTGCTCCCAATTTTGCTTACACCTTGGTGGTTAAACGGCTGCATCGCGATTCTCTCGATGGATGGGATCTGAGTCATTTGCGTGTAGCCGGATGCGGAGCTGAACCAATCAATCCCCACACCATGCGCGCGTTCACTGAGCGGCTCGCGCCTGTGGGGTTTCGCCCTGAGGCGATTCTCCCTACCTATGGAATGGCCGAGGCCACCCTTGCCATTACTTTTGCTGATCATGCGGCCTCGATGAAAACGGACATCGTCGATGCGCAAGCGCTCCAACAAGGCGTTGCAATCCCGGCCGAGCGATCCACGCAGACACCGGTAGAGCTTGTATGCTGCGGCAAGCCTTTCCCTGGTCATGAGCTCTGCATTTGGGATGACGCAGGAACCCCCCTAAAGGAGCGCATGGTGGGAGAGATCGTCGTCCGAGGTCCCAGCGTGACCCAGGGCTACTATAATAATGCCGAAGCCACGCAGGCAGCCTGGCGAGATGGCTGGTTGCTCACCGGAGACTTGGGCTATCTCGCCGATGGCGAGCTTTACATCTGCGGCCGCAGCAAAGATCTGATCATTATCAACGGTGCCAATCACTACCCTCAAGATCTTGAATGGTTGGTCGATACACTGCCTGGAGTGCGCCGGAATAACGTGGTGGCCTTTAGCTCCATAGTGGACGGGGAGGAGAAGCTGGTTTTGATCGCCGAAGGCGCTTCGGGAGATGCCCAGTCGTTGCGCAGTACCATCGCCAGCACAATCACCCAGAGCACAGGTCTTGCCGTCCACGAAGTGGGAGTCGTGCCGGCGGGGTCCTTGCCAAAGACCTCCAGCGGTAAGGTGCAGCGCCGAAAAACCAAACAATTGTACGAGGAGAGGGCCCTGGCGTTACATCCGTAG